From a single Brassica napus cultivar Da-Ae chromosome C9, Da-Ae, whole genome shotgun sequence genomic region:
- the LOC125593361 gene encoding uncharacterized protein LOC125593361 → MAPRKRVVRTQTARVAREAEDEHVQPAFPQQAAPPIDQDALRQMVQDAARQAAQETVQQAAQEAARIAAQEVARQMAAVQQGPQIRMQQAPPVLVQHYHQVPHQSAPVQQYPQVPVQPVPGVFQVPPPPPAFPVQVPEVDETFIRVLGQMKYVSLEHFTGTTEPTVAHDWKHNLDKCLKTISCPPRLKLNIAELYLRGDASIWWDGVRLMHRGELTYDDFLYVQQEGAKSIREYEREFSQLRRFVGNNIDEEDLIRRFLDGMRVELRGRCSVVTYTSLEDLLEKAAVQEKCMGEEQKFSKAVQPKAGGASGSQKRPWEQTVAPRCGRCRRQHFGECLQCFNCGLVGHISKNCRKPPRTQVAAPAAAVAPAVAARNCYGCNQPGHIYRDCPRRGDAALPPPPKRPAIAPRVFTVGDPQGVEPIAGSVSVGGKSAHTLFDTGASNSFVSPRLAQSWPFRGVFEPKAKKIQTAVILGGVEFLGDLTELEMSCYDVILGMDWLSRHQVVLDCPRARVHIPRAEGKIIFQGIQTHHGISIASMLRADELLERGAEGFLATISMVNEDGQQELHDIPVVSEYEDVFEALKGPPPARADVLAIEVEPGATPVSRAPYRLAPAEMAELKKQLEELSDKGFIRPSTSPWGAPVLFVKKKDGSFRLCIDYRGLNKVTINNKYPLPRIDDLLDQLQGASWFSKIDLASGYHQIAIADGDVRKTAFRTRYGHYEFVVMPFGLTNTPAAFMKLMNDVFREHLDKCVIVFIDDILVYSRSKEEHAEHLRIVLDKLREHQLFAKLNKCSFWQRKIGFLGHVISEVGVAVDQEKITAISEWPTPKNATEIRSFLGLAGYYRKYIKSFASIAKPMTKLTAKTSSLIGQTIAQGVSLS, encoded by the exons ATGGCGCCCAGGAAGAGAGTTGTTCGTACTCAGACTGCCAGAGTTGCTAGAGAGGCTGAGGATGAGCATGTCCAGCCCGCATTTCCGCAGCAGGCGGCTCCGCCTATTGATCAGGATGCTTTGAGACAAATGGTTCAGGATGCGGCTAGGCAGGCTGCACAGGAGACAGTCCAGCAAGCTGCCCAGGAGGCTGCCCGAATAGCTGCTCAGGAGGTTGCCAGACAGATGGCTGCAGTACAGCAGGGTCCGCAGATTCGCATGCAGCAGGCTCCACCAGTTCTGGTTCAGCATTATCATCAGGTTCCACATCAGTCGGCTCCAGTCCAGCAGTACCCTCAGGTTCCTGTTCAGCCGGTTCCAGGAGTTTTTCAGGTTCCACCGCCGCCACCTGCTTTCCCAGTTCAGGTGCCCGAGGTTGATGAGACATTTATCAGGGTGTTGGGACAGATGAAGTATGTGAGTTTGGAGCATTTCACTGGAACGACGGAACCTACAGTTGCTCACGATTGGAAGCACAATTTGGATAAGTGTTTGAAGACCATCTCGTGCCCACCAAGGCTCAAGCTAAACATCGCTGAGTTGTATTTGCGTGGAGATGCATCAATCTGGTGGGATGGAGTGAGATTGATGCACCGTGGCGAGCtgacatatgatgattttcttTACGTTCAACAAGAA GGTGCAAAGTCTATCAGGGAGTATGAGCGGGAGTTTAGCCAGCTCCGCAGATTTGTGGGTAACAACATAGATGAAGAGGATCTGATCAGGAGGTTCTTAGATGGGATGCGAGTAGAGCTTCGTGGTAGGTGCAGTGTGGTTACCTACACCAGTTTGGAGGATCTGTTAGAGAAGGCGGCTGTGCAGGAGAAATGTATGGGTGAGGAGCAGAAGTTCTCCAAAGCAGTTCAGCCTAAGGCAGGAGGGGCTTCGGGGTCGCAGAAGAGGCCTTGGGAGCAGACTGTAGCACCCCGTTGTGGGCGTTGTCGTCGCCAGCATTTTGGAGAGTGTCTCCAGTGCTTTAACTGTGGTCTGGTTGGGCATATCTCGAAGAATTGTAGGAAGCCGCCACGTACTCAGGTTGCAGCGCCAGCAGCAGCAGTAGCACCAGCAGTGGCAGCGAGGAACTGTTACGGCTGCAACCAGCCGGGTCACATCTACAGAGATTGTCCGAGGAGAGGCGATGCAGCGCTTCCACCACCACCGAAGCGTCCAGCCATCGCTCCACGGGTCTTTACAGTTGGAGATCCCCAGGGAGTTGAACCGATAGCGG GATCGGTTTCGGTTGGAGGAAAGTCAGCTCACACTTTATTCGACACGGGGGCCTCtaatagttttgtgagtccacgCTTAGCCCAGTCTTGGCCTTTTCGGGGTGTCTTCGAACCGAAGGCTAAGAAGATTCAGACTGCCG TTATTCTTGGAGGAGTTGAGTTTCTCGGAGATTTGACGGAGCTGGAGATGAGCTGCTACGATGTTATACTTGGAATGGATTGGTTGTCACGACATCAAGTAGTACTGGATTGTCCGAGAGCGAGAGTCCATATCCCCAGAGCAGAAGGGAAGATCATATTCCAAGGGATTCAGACGCACCATGGAATTTCCATTGCCTCCATGTTGCGCGCAGATGAGCTACTGGAGAGAGGAGCAGAAGGATTTTTGGCGACCATTTCGATGGTTAATGAGGATGGTCAGCAGGAGCTGCATGACATTCCAGTGGTTTCCGAGTACGAAGACGTTTTTGAGGCTTTAAAAGGGCCGCCACCAGCTAGAGCAGACGTTCTTGCGATCGAGGTGGAGCCAGGAGCAACACCAGTTTCACGAGCCCCATACCGCCttgcaccagctgagatggcggAATTGAAGAAACAGTTGGAAGAGCTATCGGATAAGGGATTTATCAGGCCGAGTACTTCACCGTGGGGAGCACCAGTGTTGTTCGTgaaaaagaaagatgggagtttcAGACTTTGTATCGACTATAGAGGTCTGAACAAAGTGACCATCAATAATAAGTATCCGCTTCCGCGTATTGACGATTTGTTGGACCAGTTGCAGGGAGCTTCTTGGTTCTCTAAGATTGACTTGGCATCGGGATACCACCAGATTGCGATAGCTGATGGAGATGTGCGGAAGACGGCCTTCCGTACACGCTATGGGCATTATGAGTTtgtggtgatgccatttggattGACGAACACACCGGCAGCGTTCATGAAGCTTATGAATGATGTGTTTCGGGAGCACTTGGATAAGTGTGTGATCGTTTTCATCGACGACATTTTGGTTTATTCTCGGAGTAAAGAAGAGCATGCTGAGCATTTGAGGATTGTGCTGGATAAGCTTCGGGAACACCAGTTGTTTGCCAAGCTGAATAagtgtagcttttggcagaGGAAGATTGGATTTTTGGGCCATGTGATTTCAGAAGTAGGAGTTGCAGTAGATCAGGAGAAGATTACCGCCATTTCAGAGTGGCCGacgccaaagaatgctacggagaTCCGCAGTTTTCTCGGTTTGGCAGGGTACTACAGGAAGTACATCAAGAGTTTTGCTAGCATTGCAAAGCCGATGACAAAGTTGACGGCAAAGACGTCAAGTTTGATTGGTCAGACGATTGCTCAAGGAGTTTCACTGAGTTGA